From Stigmatopora nigra isolate UIUO_SnigA chromosome 5, RoL_Snig_1.1, whole genome shotgun sequence, a single genomic window includes:
- the ano8b gene encoding anoctamin-8 yields MPDAGTQGAAAAATAVGGGAAAAAAGEGADTGRHRHRTQPGDPERPETTAAQPQSSGSGVLDKLFGKRLLQAGRHVMSHKSWMKTVPTENCDVLMTFADTTDDHTLLWLLNHIRLGIPELIIQIRHHKHTHVYAFFVTATYENLLRGAEEIGLRKAVKHEFGAGTRNFSCEEDYIYENIESELCFFTSQERQSIIKYWLENLRAKHGEVLHNINFLEGQPIIPELSARGVIQQMFPLHEQRVLSHLMTSWVQAICEKQPLDDICDYFGVKIAMYFAWLGFYTTSMLYPAVIGFVLWMLTESDQTSRDICCVVFALFNVVWATLFLERWKRRGAELAYKWGTLDTPGESLEEPRPQFRGVKRCNPVTGCEEFYYPPWRRRVFRWLVSLPICLLCLCFVFLVMLICFELQEFVMGIKEIPRLARFIPEIMLAITVTACDEVYRKIACWLNDMENYRLQSAYEKNLIIKMVLFQFVNSYLSLFYIGFYLKDMERLKEMLATLLIIRQFLLNVKEVLQPYVYERHKLGELTLRALWDLLLSVLLKYARLAAGNAHASPADPTMPGSGLRGTRPWVGQTDKREKKCLNGGCGVPDEEESGERDEADSGRFSEGETEDDGLLDCGLKLRKVSFIEKMERRTGCSGHPLDSSFMEEGSPTMADKGMEPPSVFSVCDDDFDNGIHDVKEAAGGGVACAAEGINYAAATCTTGSASRSESGTSLRNRRRGRSTERPDTRTKRESWIDPPEVKENNTLTPAEIESCMQTYMDTFKDYQEMFVQFGYVVLFSSAFPLAAMCALINNIIEIRSDAFKLCTGLQRPFGLRVESIGQWQSAMEAMGLIAIIVNCYLIGQCGQLQRLFPWLSPEMAIISIVILEHFAILLKYVIHVAIPDIPTWVREEMAKLDYQRREAFKKHERQAQQHYQQLQRKKREEEERQRQVEHTARRERDRDDGKGDTSGDHHHEKSHSGKSRPGGSGGSDKPKRPSSLLANNNVMKLKQIIPMQSKFSSGGARSPQSPTEAKLPGFLSFKFLKSPENRKESVATPAPGAAANGGSASSSSSGSSSQERSQSPSKAFNPGKLFNFGKSEAGTCVNGAPTARSGEGLSSSQTAERPVSRSDLNGIPDEVPLPAGEGSENGHSSESDPPGPKV; encoded by the exons ATGCCCGACGCGGGGACGCAAGGCGCCGCAGCCGCGGCGACGGCCGTCGGTGGCGGTGCAGCAGCTGCAGCGGCCGGTGAAGGAGCCGACACCGGCCGCCACCGACACCGAACGCAGCCGGGAGATCCGGAAAGGCCGGAGACGACTGCCGCCCAGCCGCAAAGCTCCGGTTCCGGTGTACTGG ATAAGTTGTTTGGGAAGAGACTACTGCAGGCTGGCAGACACGTTATGTCTCACAAGTCTTGGATGAAGACGGTGCCCACGGAGAACTGTGATGTTCTCATGACATTTGCAG ATACGACAGATGATCACACATTGTTATGGCTTCTGAACCACATCCGGCTGGGAATTCCAGAACTCATCATCCAAATCCGTCATCATAAGCATACACATGTCTATGCATTCTTCGTCACCGCCACATATGAAAA CTTGTTGCGAGGTGCCGAAGAGATTGGTTTAAGAAAGGCGGTGAAACACGAATTTGGAGCAGGTACACGGAACTTCTCCTGCGAGGAGGACTACATTTATGAGAACATTGAGAGCGAGTTGTGCTTCTTCACCTCACAG GAGAGGCAAAGCATCATTAAATACTGGCTTGAAAATCTACGTGCCAAACATGGTGAGGTGCTTCACAATATCAACTTCCTGGAAGGGCAGCCAATCA TCCCGGAGTTGAGTGCACGAGGAGTAATCCAGCAGATGTTCCCTCTCCATGAACAGCGCGTCCTGAGTCACCTAATGACGTCTTGGGTTCAGGCTATTTGTGAGAAACAGCCCTTAG ACGATATCTGTGACTATTTTGGTGTGAAAATAGCCATGTATTTTGCCTGGCTGGGTTTTTACACCACTTCCATGTTGTACCCTGCTGTCATCGGCTTTGTATTGTGGATGCTCACTGAGTCAGATCAG ACGAGTCGTGACATCTGCTGCGTGGTCTTTGCACTTTTCAACGTGGTGTGGGCCACCTTGTTTCTTGAACGCTGGAAGAGGAGAGGTGCCGAGTTGGCGTATAAGTGGGGAACGCTGGACACGCCTGGCGAATCCTTGGAGGAACCACGTCCTCAGTTCCGG GGTGTGAAGCGCTGCAATCCTGTCACAGGATGTGAGGAATTCTACTATCCGCCTTGGCGGAGACGTGTTTTCAGGTGGCTGGTCAGCTTGCCCATCTGTCTTCTCTGTCTCTGTTTTGTCTTCCTGGTAATGCTCATCTGCTTTGAGCTCCAG GAGTTTGTAATGGGAATCAAGGAAATACCTAGATTGGCCCGCTTTATTCCAGAAATAATGCTTGCTATCACTGTGACTGCATGTGATGAGGTGTACAGGAAGATTGCCTGCTGGCTCAATGACATGG AAAACTATCGACTCCAGAGTGCCTATGAGAAAAATCTCATCATCAAAATGGTTCTT TTTCAGTTTGTAAATTCATATCTCAGCCTTTTTTACATTGGATTCTACCTCAAAGACATGGAGCGGCTCAAAGAG ATGCTGGCCACTCTGCTCATCATACGTCAGTTCCTTCTAAATGTGAAGGAGGTGCTGCAGCCTTACGTGTATGAACGCCACAAGCTGGGCGAGCTCACTTTGCGAGCTCTTTGGGACTTGCTCCTCTCTGTGCTGCTAAAATATGCCAGACTGGCTGCTGGAAATGCCCACGCCTCACCTGCCGACCCCACTATGCCAGGATCTGGTCTCAGGGGCACCAGGCCTTGGGTCGGCCAAACAGACAAAAG gGAAAAGAAGTGTTTGAATGGAGGGTGCGGGGTGCCTGATGAAGAGGAAAGTGGCGAGAGGGACGAAGCTGACAGCGGGCGGTTCAGTGAAGGAGAAACCGAGGATGATGGTCTGCTTGACTGCGGCTTGAAACTGAGGAAAGTCAGCTTCATAGAGAAG ATGGAGAGGCGGACGGGATGTAGTGGCCACCCTTTGGACAGTAGTTTTATGGAGGAAGGGAGTCCAACAATGGCAGATAAAGGAATGGAGCCACCCTCTGTGTTTTCAGTGTGTGATGATGATTTCGATAACGGCATCCATGATGTGAAGGAGGCAGCTGGGGGAGGGGTGGCTTGTGCAGCAGAAGGAATCAACTATGCTGCAGCCACCTGCACCACTGGATCTGCTTCCAGGAGCGAGAGCGGCACATCATTGCGAAATCGGAGACGAGGCCGCAGCACCGAGCGGCCCGATACCAGAACAAAGAGAGAATCGTGGATTGACCCGCCTGAAGTGAAGGAAAACAACACACTGACTCCGGCAGAGATAGAGAGCTGTATGCAGACTTATATG GACACTTTCAAGGACTACCAAGAAATGTTTGTCCAGTTTGGCTACGTGGTGCTGTTCTCCTCAGCTTTCCCTCTGGCCGCCATGTGCGCGCTTATCAACAACATCATTGAGATCCGCAGCGACGCCTTCAAGCTCTGCACGGGTCTGCAGAGACCATTTGGTCTCAGGGTTGAAAGCATCGGCCAGTGGCAG TCTGCAATGGAAGCCATGGGTCTGATTGCCATCATTGTGAACTGTTACCTGATTGGTCAATGCGGTCAATTACAGCGGCTCTTCCCTTGGCTGAGCCCTGAGATGGCCATCATCTCCATTGTCATCCTCGAG CACTTTGCCATCCTCCTGAAATATGTCATCCATGTGGCAATTCCTGACATACCAACATGGGTCAGAGAGGAGATGGCTAAACTGGATTATCAGCGCAGGGAGGCCTTTAAG AAGCACGAGCGCCAAGCTCAGCAGCACTACCAGCAGCtgcagaggaagaagagggaggaggaggagaggcagAGGCAAGTGGAGCACACGGCTCGCAGAGAAAGGGACAGGGATGACGGCAAGGGCGACACCTCCGGGGATCACCACCACGAGAAAAGCCACAGCGGCAAATCGCGCCCCGGCGGAAGCGGCGGGTCGGACAAACCCAAGAGGCCCAGCTCCCTACTGGCCAACAACAACGTTATGAAGCTCAAACAGATCATCCCAATGCAGAGCAAGTTCTCCTCAGGTGGCGCTCGCTCCCCTCAGTCACCCACTGAAGCAAAGCTCCCGGGTTTCCTCAGCTTCAAATTCCTCAAATCGCCCGAGAACAGGAAAGAATCCGTGGCGACTCCTGCGCCGGGCGCCGCCGCCAATGGGGGGTCGGCATCATCTTCTTCATCAGGTAGCAGCTCACAGGAGCGTTCTCAGTCACCCAGCAAGGCCTTCAACCCTGGCAAACTGTTTAATTTTGGAAAATCCGAAGCGGGGACCTGTGTCAATGGGGCGCCGACGGCCAGATCGGGTGAGGGACTGTCTTCGTCGCAGACCGCCGAGAGACCGGTCTCCAGGTCCGACTTGAATGGAATTCCGGATGAGGTCCCATTACCTGCAGGGGAAGGGTCAGAGAACGGACATTCAAGTGAATCGGACCCTCCTGGCCCAAAGGTTTAG